A stretch of the uncultured Cohaesibacter sp. genome encodes the following:
- a CDS encoding sulfotransferase has product MTLSAEELITKGAQALTNGQWQAAEEAFSAILRTEPDHPGANHHMGRLAVAVGKPTQAIQFFGTALKQRPDLPQFWISYIDTLVALSMFPEAAAVLEQAKLHGIENEELTKLEALITGAPTSDATGASNGDKAASADLPQAAAVQLGQLLERKQFAEALEATGKLLPHFPGSIFLYNARGSALTHLDQHEEAIASFQKSLALNPNEASTHYNLALALLEMGDLDGARASFHDTLERNPHHIGAHHKLTPIKKFTEEDWQVKAMRSMLEGGELSDEGRFCLSFALSKAYEDLGKLDVALAYLHQGNDIRSRMLDYSIETDRALFDKIRTYHTRFIKEADFAAPAPAETVPIFILGMPRSGTSLVEQIISSHSTVGAAGELEQFGTLGNALISEQSRLTSETIDGFRDIFQTALQSQASGYALVTDKMPQNFRFINLIRTVYPEAKIIHVERDPVATCWSNYKHFFGNQGLGYSYNISDLIAYYDLYRGLMDYWNAEYPDQIYRLNYDRLVANQEAETRRLADFLALDWEEGLLSPQDNQRIVRTASQQQVRQSVYQDSSQQWRKFEPFLQGAFDPLLAYGLDD; this is encoded by the coding sequence ATGACCCTGAGCGCTGAAGAATTGATCACCAAAGGGGCCCAAGCGTTGACAAATGGTCAGTGGCAGGCCGCTGAAGAGGCTTTCTCAGCGATACTCCGCACTGAGCCGGATCATCCGGGGGCCAATCATCACATGGGCCGCCTTGCCGTCGCGGTTGGCAAACCGACCCAAGCCATCCAGTTTTTTGGCACGGCGCTCAAACAACGCCCCGATCTACCACAATTCTGGATCAGCTATATCGACACATTGGTCGCACTGAGCATGTTCCCCGAAGCCGCAGCGGTGCTGGAGCAGGCCAAGCTGCATGGAATAGAGAATGAAGAGCTGACCAAACTGGAAGCCCTCATTACTGGCGCACCCACCAGCGATGCCACTGGTGCCTCCAATGGCGATAAAGCAGCCTCAGCCGACCTGCCTCAGGCCGCCGCCGTCCAGCTTGGACAATTGCTGGAGCGCAAACAATTCGCCGAAGCGCTCGAAGCGACCGGCAAACTCCTGCCCCACTTTCCCGGCTCAATCTTTCTATACAATGCCCGCGGCAGCGCGCTGACCCATCTTGATCAGCATGAAGAGGCCATTGCGAGCTTTCAAAAATCGCTGGCGCTCAACCCGAATGAGGCCTCAACCCACTATAATCTCGCCCTCGCTTTGCTTGAAATGGGCGACCTTGATGGTGCCCGCGCCAGTTTCCATGACACGCTTGAGCGCAACCCGCACCATATTGGGGCCCATCACAAGCTGACCCCGATCAAAAAATTCACAGAGGAAGACTGGCAAGTCAAAGCCATGCGCAGCATGCTTGAGGGGGGTGAGCTGTCCGACGAAGGCCGATTCTGCCTTTCCTTTGCCTTGTCCAAAGCCTATGAAGACCTGGGCAAACTGGATGTTGCCCTTGCCTATCTACATCAGGGCAATGATATCAGAAGCCGAATGCTCGATTATTCAATCGAGACCGACCGGGCTTTGTTTGACAAAATCCGCACCTATCACACACGCTTCATCAAAGAAGCAGACTTTGCCGCGCCAGCTCCGGCAGAGACCGTGCCGATCTTCATTCTCGGGATGCCGCGCTCCGGCACATCTCTGGTCGAGCAAATTATTTCGTCCCACTCAACCGTTGGCGCAGCAGGGGAATTGGAGCAATTTGGCACGCTGGGCAACGCGCTGATCAGCGAGCAAAGCCGTCTGACATCTGAAACCATCGACGGCTTCAGAGACATATTCCAAACAGCTCTGCAGTCTCAAGCCAGTGGTTATGCCCTTGTGACCGACAAGATGCCGCAGAATTTCCGCTTCATCAATCTCATTCGCACCGTCTACCCTGAAGCAAAGATCATCCATGTCGAGCGCGACCCGGTGGCAACATGCTGGTCGAATTACAAGCATTTCTTCGGCAATCAGGGCCTTGGCTATAGCTACAATATCAGCGATCTGATCGCTTATTACGACCTTTATCGCGGCTTGATGGACTATTGGAACGCCGAATATCCCGATCAGATTTACCGCCTCAATTATGATAGGCTGGTCGCCAATCAGGAAGCCGAAACCCGCCGTTTGGCAGACTTTCTGGCGCTCGACTGGGAAGAAGGGCTTCTCTCGCCGCAAGACAATCAGCGCATTGTCCGCACCGCATCCCAGCAACAGGTTCGCCAGAGCGTCTATCAGGACAGCTCACAGCAATGGCGCAAATTCGAACCTTTCCTTCAAGGTGCCTTTGATCCATTGCTGGCCTATGGCCTCGACGACTGA
- a CDS encoding PepSY domain-containing protein, with protein sequence MKNTILLTAAIIAIPFAANAMPVVGDYVGTSPDAARAALATAGCKVSKFEAEGGKIEAKCYEESNARWEIYIDPKSGKVTKIKADH encoded by the coding sequence ATGAAAAACACCATCCTGCTCACCGCTGCTATTATCGCCATCCCATTTGCTGCCAATGCCATGCCGGTTGTTGGTGATTATGTCGGGACCTCGCCTGATGCTGCTCGCGCTGCCCTTGCCACGGCTGGCTGCAAGGTTAGCAAGTTCGAAGCGGAAGGCGGCAAGATCGAAGCCAAATGCTATGAAGAATCCAACGCGCGCTGGGAAATTTATATCGATCCGAAATCCGGCAAAGTCACCAAGATCAAGGCAGACCACTAA
- a CDS encoding cytochrome b/b6 domain-containing protein: MSSACEKNGGDITSPSLWDPLVRLTHWTIAASVIINGLLSDPGKALHVWVGWATLGVLVVRLVWGLIGPTEARFSSFLPDPRAAASHVIDLVRGKRLRDYPSHNPAGAIMVYALWASLSVVIVTGLIMTDASSPMQVAAEQAAVEAGDWSVLANNSLEIENETYKDVKHIAGAIHETAANLILFLAVLHVLGVFLEGRAMRRNLVKPMLFGDKK; this comes from the coding sequence ATGTCTTCCGCTTGCGAGAAGAATGGGGGCGATATCACATCGCCCTCTCTTTGGGATCCGCTGGTGCGGCTGACCCATTGGACAATAGCTGCCTCGGTGATCATCAACGGCCTGCTCAGCGATCCGGGCAAAGCTCTTCATGTGTGGGTGGGCTGGGCGACCCTTGGCGTCCTTGTGGTTCGACTGGTCTGGGGTTTGATCGGGCCAACTGAGGCTCGTTTCTCATCTTTCCTGCCGGATCCTCGGGCTGCTGCGAGCCATGTCATTGATCTTGTTCGAGGCAAAAGGCTGCGTGACTATCCCTCTCACAATCCGGCCGGTGCGATCATGGTCTATGCGCTGTGGGCTTCGCTGTCCGTGGTCATTGTGACGGGTCTCATCATGACCGATGCCAGCTCACCCATGCAGGTGGCTGCTGAACAGGCTGCGGTTGAAGCAGGTGACTGGTCGGTGCTTGCAAATAATTCGCTCGAGATCGAAAATGAGACCTATAAAGACGTAAAGCATATTGCAGGGGCCATTCATGAGACTGCGGCCAATCTGATCCTGTTCCTTGCGGTGCTGCATGTGCTAGGGGTATTTTTGGAGGGGCGAGCCATGCGGCGCAACCTTGTCAAACCGATGCTGTTTGGAGACAAAAAGTGA
- a CDS encoding helix-turn-helix transcriptional regulator gives MTFSSKGKTAALTLVILLQGVAAIFYMADAVGDTFRGAKTIETAMEFFASLMLIAGLISGILLLRNLMGKLADSNRALDVAKGQLSRVVELQFEVWALTPAEREVALFALKGLDAAEIAALRGAAKGTVRAQLTRIYAKAGVSNRAQLAAFFVEDLLSGPVEAHPQ, from the coding sequence ATGACCTTTTCCTCGAAAGGTAAAACAGCCGCACTGACTCTGGTGATCCTGTTACAGGGCGTTGCTGCCATCTTCTATATGGCGGATGCGGTCGGCGATACCTTTCGAGGTGCCAAGACGATAGAGACCGCGATGGAGTTCTTTGCGTCGCTGATGCTGATCGCGGGGCTCATCTCGGGCATCCTTCTGTTGCGCAATCTGATGGGAAAGCTTGCTGATTCCAATCGGGCGCTTGATGTTGCCAAGGGGCAATTGTCCCGCGTGGTTGAGTTGCAGTTCGAGGTTTGGGCCTTGACCCCTGCGGAACGGGAGGTGGCTCTATTTGCCTTGAAGGGTCTGGACGCGGCTGAAATTGCGGCTCTGAGAGGGGCGGCCAAAGGCACGGTTCGGGCGCAACTCACCCGGATCTATGCTAAGGCAGGCGTTTCCAACCGGGCGCAACTGGCGGCTTTCTTTGTCGAAGATTTGCTTTCCGGCCCTGTGGAAGCCCATCCGCAATGA
- a CDS encoding LysE family translocator, whose translation MMDYSTLMVFSLAALALTLSPGPDMLLIASRTAAQGRGAGLATWAGIAAGTYAHALAAAFGLSQLFLAVPVAYDLVRYAGAAYLLYLAWHAFTAKEDGPSHLNTERTKRSASTMFKQGLLTNLLNPKMAIFVLALFPQFLDPQAGAISLQIMILATILNLIGFFVNGAVILATSRVSTLISGNRKIKNLSHYLLGTVFAGLAARLAIDSQR comes from the coding sequence TTGATGGACTATTCAACACTGATGGTTTTCTCTTTGGCGGCCCTTGCCTTGACCCTATCGCCGGGGCCAGACATGTTGCTGATTGCATCGCGCACCGCCGCTCAAGGCCGAGGTGCCGGGCTTGCCACGTGGGCTGGCATTGCAGCAGGCACCTATGCCCACGCGCTCGCTGCAGCCTTTGGCTTGTCGCAACTCTTCCTTGCTGTGCCCGTCGCCTATGATCTGGTTCGATATGCAGGTGCTGCCTATTTGCTCTATTTGGCGTGGCATGCCTTCACAGCCAAGGAAGATGGACCAAGCCACCTGAACACCGAACGGACCAAGCGCTCCGCATCGACAATGTTCAAACAAGGGCTTTTGACCAATCTGTTGAATCCCAAGATGGCGATTTTCGTCCTGGCACTTTTCCCCCAATTCCTCGATCCACAGGCTGGGGCAATTTCACTTCAAATCATGATACTGGCGACGATATTGAATCTGATCGGCTTTTTCGTGAATGGTGCCGTCATCCTTGCAACCAGTCGCGTCAGCACGTTGATCTCTGGAAACAGGAAGATCAAAAATCTTTCGCACTATCTATTGGGAACCGTTTTCGCCGGTCTGGCAGCGAGACTGGCCATCGACTCTCAAAGATAA